In the genome of Ignavibacteriota bacterium, one region contains:
- a CDS encoding glycosyltransferase family 2 protein: protein MSNNEIISVVIPVYNREKLIGKTIKSILEQTYNNFEILIIDDNSTDGTKEAITKINDSRIRYFKQEYNQGPSAARNRGINVSKGNYIASLDSDDLWDTNKLSDQFKIFDQYKDEYDVVFSGFRILDLKTGLKIKESIISESICDNFKNGKYFLTPSPCTLLIRKRALLDVGGFDERLKANEDTELAIKLCKKGYKFYNQKYSLVTVFRNHDSLMSNKKNYIDARKIIIEKHQEYLSKTINFNLCKQVANYVILNNELDLAKVYLLKAIKINPVSISTIVLYIILIISPNLIRFLYSTKYKEIPNTSGINIT, encoded by the coding sequence ATGTCAAATAATGAAATTATATCGGTTGTTATACCTGTTTATAATAGAGAAAAGCTAATTGGTAAAACAATAAAAAGTATTTTAGAACAAACTTACAATAATTTTGAAATATTAATTATTGATGATAACTCTACTGACGGTACTAAAGAAGCAATAACAAAAATAAATGATTCTAGAATTAGATACTTTAAACAAGAATATAACCAAGGTCCATCGGCAGCTCGCAATAGAGGTATTAATGTATCCAAAGGCAATTATATAGCATCTTTGGATTCTGATGATTTATGGGATACTAATAAACTAAGCGACCAATTTAAAATATTTGATCAATATAAAGATGAATACGATGTTGTTTTTTCCGGCTTTAGAATTTTAGATTTGAAAACCGGATTAAAAATAAAAGAAAGTATAATTAGTGAAAGTATATGCGATAATTTTAAAAACGGAAAATATTTTTTAACTCCTTCGCCTTGTACATTATTAATAAGAAAACGCGCATTATTAGATGTTGGCGGATTTGATGAGCGATTGAAGGCTAATGAAGATACTGAATTAGCTATTAAATTGTGCAAAAAGGGATATAAGTTTTACAATCAAAAATATTCATTAGTAACCGTTTTCAGAAACCATGATTCTTTGATGTCAAATAAAAAAAATTATATTGATGCTAGAAAAATTATTATTGAGAAGCATCAGGAATATTTAAGTAAAACTATTAATTTCAATTTATGTAAACAAGTCGCGAATTATGTTATACTAAACAATGAATTAGATTTGGCAAAGGTATATTTATTAAAAGCAATTAAAATAAACCCAGTAAGTATTTCGACGATTGTTTTATATATCATTTTAATTATTAGTCCAAATCTGATACGTTTTCTTTATTCTACAAAATATAAAGAAATTCCCAATACTAGCGGAATAAATATAACATAG
- a CDS encoding glycosyltransferase family 2 protein → MYTNQQILVSVVIPTFNRAHLLSRCITSIINQSYKNLEIIIIDDFSTDNTIEIIKNFEKNDHRIKYLKSTTKGGNNARNTGIFAAKGEYIALMDDDDKSLNNRIESQINVVINSNFKYDFIVSGYEIRDEKEHLISTINYLKPLQSIGFPSRWLVKSDKLKSVGGFDPQQPAIQEIELFWRLREICSIYFDPTIVLELIDSPISVSKNSDNMIKGIKRLLELYGNKMNKIEYNSWIKTMGNNGIKKNDKELIKYSLKNINLKSLFIFDLFLLIGWITKLKIFIRLNNFFTNLYYKNNQLSTYKK, encoded by the coding sequence ATGTACACAAACCAGCAAATATTAGTTTCGGTTGTTATTCCTACTTTTAATAGAGCACATTTATTAAGTCGCTGTATTACTAGTATAATAAATCAATCGTATAAAAATTTAGAAATAATTATTATTGACGATTTTTCGACTGATAATACAATAGAAATTATTAAAAACTTTGAAAAAAATGACCATAGGATTAAGTATTTAAAAAGCACGACAAAAGGTGGAAATAATGCCAGGAATACAGGAATTTTTGCTGCCAAAGGTGAATATATAGCATTGATGGACGATGATGATAAATCTTTAAATAATAGAATTGAATCACAAATAAATGTTGTTATAAATTCAAACTTCAAATATGATTTTATTGTTTCAGGTTATGAAATTAGAGATGAGAAGGAACATTTAATATCAACAATAAATTACTTGAAGCCATTGCAATCAATTGGTTTCCCATCTAGGTGGCTTGTGAAATCGGATAAACTCAAATCTGTCGGGGGTTTTGATCCACAACAGCCTGCAATACAAGAAATTGAACTCTTTTGGAGATTAAGAGAAATCTGTTCCATATATTTTGATCCGACCATTGTATTAGAGTTAATAGATTCACCAATATCTGTTAGTAAAAATTCTGATAATATGATTAAAGGGATAAAACGATTATTAGAATTATATGGCAATAAAATGAATAAGATCGAATATAACAGTTGGATTAAAACCATGGGAAACAATGGCATAAAAAAAAATGATAAAGAATTAATAAAATATTCACTTAAAAATATAAATCTAAAAAGTTTATTTATATTTGATTTATTTTTACTAATAGGATGGATTACAAAACTAAAGATATTTATTCGATTAAATAATTTTTTTACAAACTTATATTATAAGAATAACCAACTAAGCACATATAAAAAATAA
- a CDS encoding heparinase II/III family protein, with product MINNLEKFKAKETKLTRIWNLTSSNNRDLKFLGLTEYSIFGKKINLEENINWHQDNFSNFTYPIKRFDKINPVQWFDKGIELVYPWEQSRFYFGVNLAQKYLITRNEFYYNIIVKQIEDWIDKNPFLQGVNWLSTMDVAIRAVNWIVALNLINNFDKNKYSKISKSLIEHAEYINSFPLIEKNGLTTNHTTAAYTGLLFISLTFLKNTVDAEKWIENSINGLEKCIETQIYDDGVDFEGSIPYHRLVLELFSYSTIVAHSNGIKFSDQYYCKLFNMFEFVSAYLNINGFAPQIGDNDSGRLLIFNSENNDPYENEDDHAYLLNLGEHIFDHQFSSVSNKRDKIIYNYLPKIEKINLFEKKIVPRKIGSSFSFEKGGFYFLKNKHFDLCVSLIPIGQNGKGGHNHLDVGSFTLSIDGMQIIVDPGSFCYSQDKIERNKFRSYYYHNTLYNELDEKLDLSENGFWNLKKYYKYEVINFENNIIEFKINFINDINPRFRKFELSDNILKINDTYNGKFFSRINLASHIKNIEILKNSSIYLDTNNISFSISNSNKIKLEEYQYSPHYGKKEKAKNLLIEAKNNLVTEIKL from the coding sequence TTGATTAATAATCTTGAGAAATTCAAGGCTAAAGAAACTAAATTAACTAGAATTTGGAATCTCACATCAAGTAATAATAGGGATCTAAAATTTTTGGGTTTAACTGAATATTCAATTTTTGGCAAGAAAATTAATTTGGAAGAGAATATAAATTGGCATCAAGATAATTTTTCAAATTTTACTTATCCAATTAAAAGATTTGATAAAATAAATCCGGTACAATGGTTTGATAAAGGAATAGAACTAGTTTATCCTTGGGAACAATCAAGGTTTTATTTTGGAGTTAATCTGGCTCAAAAATATTTAATTACGAGAAATGAATTTTATTACAATATTATTGTTAAACAAATAGAAGATTGGATAGATAAAAATCCATTTTTACAAGGGGTAAATTGGCTTTCCACTATGGATGTTGCTATTAGAGCCGTTAATTGGATAGTTGCCTTAAATTTGATAAATAATTTTGATAAAAATAAATATTCAAAAATTTCCAAGTCGCTAATAGAACATGCCGAATATATTAATTCTTTCCCGTTAATTGAAAAAAATGGCTTAACAACAAATCATACTACTGCTGCTTATACCGGACTACTTTTTATCAGTTTGACTTTCTTAAAAAATACAGTTGATGCAGAAAAATGGATAGAAAATTCAATAAATGGACTTGAAAAATGTATTGAAACTCAAATATATGATGATGGGGTAGATTTTGAAGGTTCAATTCCTTATCATCGTCTAGTTTTAGAATTATTTTCTTATTCAACAATAGTTGCGCATTCAAATGGAATAAAATTTTCCGATCAATATTATTGTAAGCTATTTAATATGTTTGAATTTGTCTCAGCCTATTTAAATATTAATGGTTTTGCGCCACAGATTGGTGATAACGATAGTGGAAGATTATTGATTTTTAATTCTGAGAATAATGATCCTTACGAAAATGAAGATGACCACGCATATTTATTAAATTTGGGCGAACATATTTTTGATCATCAATTTAGTTCTGTTAGTAATAAACGAGATAAAATTATTTATAATTACCTCCCCAAAATCGAAAAAATAAATTTATTTGAAAAAAAAATTGTTCCACGAAAAATAGGGAGTTCCTTCAGTTTTGAAAAAGGAGGATTTTATTTTTTAAAGAACAAGCATTTCGATTTATGCGTATCTCTTATTCCAATTGGACAAAATGGTAAAGGGGGGCATAATCATCTTGATGTTGGTAGTTTTACGCTTTCTATTGATGGAATGCAAATAATTGTAGACCCCGGTTCTTTTTGTTATTCACAAGACAAAATTGAAAGAAATAAATTCCGCAGTTATTATTATCATAATACCCTATATAATGAATTAGATGAAAAATTGGATTTGAGTGAAAACGGATTTTGGAATTTAAAGAAGTACTATAAATATGAAGTAATAAATTTCGAGAATAATATAATAGAATTTAAAATAAATTTTATAAATGATATAAATCCAAGATTTAGAAAATTTGAGCTTTCCGATAATATTTTAAAAATAAATGATACATATAATGGTAAGTTCTTTTCAAGAATTAATTTAGCATCACACATTAAAAACATAGAAATATTGAAAAATTCTTCTATTTATTTGGATACAAACAATATTTCTTTTTCTATATCAAATAGTAACAAAATAAAATTAGAAGAATATCAGTACTCTCCACATTACGGAAAGAAAGAAAAAGCCAAAAATTTATTAATTGAAGCAAAAAATAATTTAGTAACAGAAATAAAATTATAA
- a CDS encoding O-antigen ligase family protein: protein MITTLLVPIGAVVFLSLNRFYQFTVLSLAALLPFSFGNFRSIPNFQFIEWMPILVFLLLINEFIIINKARSKEKRLNFNGLQIFIFSILILIIWAAISYFQNEVFTTYYTNMANTGKTRIYFTIINNIILYFSVSIFIVQYFEQIDFQKFFKTLLYIALFLGFLRIIAHFLDFNIPFLSGAFDYGGEYGKYRKIQYGGTAYRLGGLSEVVIIGIPSLFAIYVSDKKINYFALLSLLFFLFLSGGRTVLIGTFVSIFIVSFFFFPRNFIYLIGVGALFVIAAAIFLPESVLQGQTGRLTTLDAGNFMGQDAFRGLAWKFYIETFLENPIFGKGINVYSGFIFSSVRNAEEFARDLLFAGGHGSYFSLLAIFGIGGITYFILFEFGAIILSFSKIKYFFDTNQTLTSISVFAFMMLIIKSVDFITAVNGINVPILFYLAGVISSVKIYQNKFGL from the coding sequence ATGATTACAACTCTTTTGGTGCCGATAGGTGCTGTAGTTTTTTTAAGTTTAAATAGATTTTATCAATTTACAGTTTTATCATTAGCTGCTTTATTGCCATTCAGTTTCGGAAATTTTAGATCAATTCCTAATTTCCAATTTATTGAATGGATGCCAATATTAGTGTTTTTACTTTTAATCAATGAATTTATAATAATAAATAAAGCTAGATCAAAAGAAAAAAGATTAAATTTCAATGGACTTCAAATTTTTATTTTTTCAATTCTCATTTTAATAATTTGGGCTGCAATTAGCTATTTCCAAAATGAAGTTTTCACAACGTACTATACTAATATGGCAAATACTGGAAAAACAAGGATATATTTCACTATTATTAATAATATAATTTTATACTTTTCCGTTAGTATTTTTATTGTTCAATACTTTGAACAAATTGATTTTCAAAAATTCTTTAAAACACTTCTATATATTGCATTATTTTTAGGTTTCTTGAGAATAATTGCACATTTTCTCGATTTTAATATTCCTTTTTTATCTGGTGCATTTGATTATGGCGGCGAATATGGAAAATACAGGAAAATCCAATATGGTGGAACCGCATATAGACTTGGCGGATTATCGGAAGTAGTAATTATAGGAATTCCTTCTCTTTTTGCGATTTATGTCTCAGATAAAAAAATTAACTACTTTGCGCTATTATCATTGCTTTTTTTTCTTTTTTTAAGTGGTGGAAGAACAGTATTAATAGGGACATTTGTTTCTATATTTATTGTCTCATTTTTCTTTTTTCCGCGAAATTTTATTTATTTAATTGGAGTTGGTGCACTTTTTGTAATCGCTGCTGCAATATTTTTACCTGAAAGTGTTCTTCAAGGTCAAACAGGCAGACTGACAACTCTTGATGCCGGAAATTTTATGGGTCAAGACGCTTTTAGAGGTTTAGCTTGGAAATTTTACATAGAAACATTTTTGGAAAATCCAATTTTTGGAAAAGGTATAAATGTTTATTCGGGATTCATTTTTTCTTCTGTTAGAAATGCCGAAGAATTTGCAAGAGATTTATTATTTGCAGGAGGTCATGGTTCTTATTTCAGTTTGCTAGCTATTTTTGGAATAGGGGGAATTACGTATTTTATTTTGTTTGAATTTGGCGCAATAATATTATCATTTTCAAAAATCAAATACTTTTTCGATACTAACCAAACATTGACATCAATTTCTGTATTTGCATTTATGATGTTGATCATTAAATCAGTTGATTTTATTACTGCAGTGAACGGTATAAATGTACCAATATTATTTTATTTAGCCGGAGTAATATCATCTGTAAAAATATATCAAAATAAATTTGGTTTATAA
- a CDS encoding glycosyltransferase produces the protein MLKYLKLAYSNSNISIVSALKIKEKYQNLCSSEIIVIPNGHNIKINKSNNFEIPSEILQLNGPIIGFIGTLFRFIDEQLLEFIISKRPNYNFVFVGHTESNFPIDSIKRYNNVHLLGPKEKSEIPKYINSFDLCLNPFKVHEVNDSVSPVKVFEYLAMKKLIISTNMYSLRKEKVADYIIFADNYEQYLNEIDKTLTLTSKINNVPDSILENYSWDNLFAALVSKINSRNEIKL, from the coding sequence TTGTTGAAATATTTAAAACTGGCATATTCAAACAGTAATATTTCAATAGTATCAGCACTGAAAATAAAAGAAAAATATCAAAATTTGTGCAGCTCGGAAATAATTGTAATACCGAATGGACATAATATTAAAATAAATAAATCTAATAACTTTGAAATTCCATCCGAAATCTTACAATTAAACGGGCCGATAATAGGATTTATAGGAACATTATTTAGATTTATAGATGAGCAATTACTGGAATTTATCATTTCAAAGAGACCAAACTATAATTTTGTATTTGTCGGACATACAGAAAGCAATTTTCCAATTGATTCGATAAAAAGGTATAATAATGTTCACTTGCTTGGACCAAAAGAAAAATCGGAAATTCCAAAATATATCAATTCATTTGATCTTTGTCTGAACCCATTTAAAGTACATGAAGTAAATGATTCTGTAAGTCCAGTAAAAGTTTTTGAATATTTAGCAATGAAAAAATTGATAATATCGACAAACATGTATTCTCTTAGAAAAGAAAAAGTTGCTGACTATATTATTTTCGCCGATAATTATGAGCAATATCTAAATGAAATAGATAAAACACTAACGTTGACTAGCAAAATAAATAATGTACCGGATTCAATTTTGGAAAATTACAGTTGGGATAATTTATTTGCTGCTTTGGTCTCAAAAATTAATTCACGAAATGAGATCAAACTTTAA
- a CDS encoding glycosyltransferase family 4 protein gives MNIIQLRDTLFRGGIEVLLLDVCKNGKTKGLNFFVVTFNEGDLVNDFIENGIEVIKIKRNKPIDLKVIKELRKIIIEKNINVIHSHQALEGLYAYLATRGLNVKNIISHHGSVYPIKDKLVMKFLIKNVFANIAVSNSYLKRLKEEESFNTKNNFHVVYNGIDGSKLEKADGNLKNELILPKNSLLLGMIGNFNNSGRDQFTICKVLPKIYEKYNNVNFVFVGGWNNGPASSYKKCYEFCKEKGILDKTFFLGKRSDIGNILKSLDIFVYSSNHDTFGIAVVEAMFCGIPAVINDIPPMLEISKNGEFAKIFKSKDEDDLYNNLSQILDSEELRQNLSFDSKEWAKSNFSIDLHINNLAKIYRS, from the coding sequence ATGAATATTATTCAACTTAGAGATACATTATTTCGAGGAGGTATAGAAGTACTATTACTTGATGTCTGCAAAAACGGGAAAACAAAAGGTTTGAACTTTTTTGTGGTTACATTTAATGAAGGTGATTTGGTTAATGATTTTATTGAAAATGGTATTGAAGTAATAAAGATTAAACGCAATAAACCGATTGATTTAAAAGTAATTAAAGAACTAAGGAAAATAATAATTGAGAAAAATATAAACGTTATTCACTCTCATCAAGCATTAGAAGGACTATATGCATATCTGGCAACGCGTGGATTGAATGTTAAAAATATAATTAGTCATCACGGTTCGGTTTATCCCATTAAAGATAAACTTGTTATGAAATTTCTCATAAAAAATGTTTTTGCAAATATTGCCGTAAGTAATAGTTATCTAAAAAGATTAAAAGAAGAAGAAAGTTTTAATACAAAAAATAATTTTCATGTAGTATACAATGGAATTGACGGTAGCAAATTAGAAAAAGCGGATGGAAATTTAAAAAATGAATTGATCCTTCCTAAAAATTCTTTACTGTTAGGAATGATTGGGAATTTTAATAATTCCGGAAGGGATCAGTTTACCATTTGTAAAGTATTACCTAAAATATATGAAAAATACAATAATGTAAATTTTGTGTTTGTTGGCGGATGGAATAACGGACCCGCAAGTTCTTATAAAAAATGCTATGAGTTTTGTAAAGAAAAAGGAATACTTGATAAAACATTTTTTCTTGGAAAAAGAAGTGATATTGGTAATATTTTAAAAAGTTTGGATATTTTCGTTTATTCATCTAACCATGACACATTTGGAATAGCTGTTGTTGAAGCAATGTTTTGTGGAATTCCAGCAGTTATAAACGATATCCCTCCAATGTTAGAAATTTCGAAAAATGGAGAATTTGCAAAAATTTTTAAATCAAAAGACGAAGATGATTTATATAATAATTTGTCGCAAATATTAGATTCTGAAGAATTAAGGCAGAATTTGTCATTTGATTCAAAAGAATGGGCAAAAAGTAATTTTTCTATTGATTTACATATAAATAATCTGGCTAAAATATACCGAAGCTGA
- a CDS encoding glycosyltransferase family 4 protein, whose product MKSEKINIAHLIRTFLQPSETFVYNQIKFVNEENEYKVFVLCKNFKDDLNIENISILKVNELLSTRQQKIDDLYYKFFRKLSNNAKKAILNYIKLNNIKLLHFHFLVDARYYLDVIKEAQIPIVVSGYGWDITNLPSKYYGVGKLYLKKLFNFVDIFLAMSEDMKKDMLKLGIPENKIIIHYHGINTQRFFSPDREYPQKEKMTLLFCGRLTDKKGPLVLLRAVNKIIKGNKEVNLNLKIIGDGPLRSKIQEFISENNLSSYVEILGHIQHFSTHLLNEYKNADIFILPSMVVKNNGKRQNDKEEFLVLLLKQCQVVCQQLVLFMLAFLKL is encoded by the coding sequence ATGAAATCAGAAAAAATTAATATCGCACATTTAATACGTACATTTTTACAGCCATCAGAAACATTTGTATATAATCAAATAAAATTTGTTAATGAAGAAAATGAATATAAAGTTTTCGTATTATGTAAAAATTTTAAAGATGATTTAAATATTGAAAATATATCAATTTTAAAAGTCAATGAATTACTTTCAACTCGACAACAAAAAATAGACGATTTATATTATAAGTTTTTTAGAAAATTATCCAATAATGCGAAAAAAGCAATTTTAAATTATATAAAACTTAACAATATAAAATTATTACATTTTCATTTTTTAGTGGATGCAAGATATTATTTAGATGTTATAAAAGAAGCCCAGATACCGATTGTAGTTTCAGGTTATGGTTGGGATATAACCAACTTACCCTCAAAATATTATGGGGTTGGAAAGTTATACTTAAAGAAATTATTTAATTTTGTTGATATATTTCTTGCAATGTCTGAAGATATGAAAAAAGATATGTTAAAACTTGGCATACCTGAAAATAAAATTATTATTCATTATCATGGAATAAATACACAAAGGTTTTTTTCCCCCGACAGAGAATATCCACAGAAAGAGAAAATGACATTATTATTTTGCGGAAGGCTTACTGATAAAAAAGGACCGTTAGTTTTACTCAGGGCAGTAAATAAAATAATTAAAGGAAATAAAGAAGTTAATTTAAATTTAAAAATAATAGGTGATGGACCACTTAGAAGTAAAATTCAAGAATTTATTTCTGAAAATAATTTATCGAGTTATGTTGAAATTCTTGGACATATTCAGCATTTTAGCACTCATTTACTAAATGAATATAAAAATGCTGATATTTTTATTCTTCCTAGTATGGTTGTAAAAAATAACGGCAAAAGACAAAATGACAAAGAGGAATTCCTGGTACTCTTGTTGAAGCAATGTCAAGTGGTCTGCCAACAATTAGTACTTTTCATGCTGGCATTCCTGAAGTTATAA
- a CDS encoding glycosyltransferase encodes MSSGLPTISTFHAGIPEVIKNGENGLLINENDFIELAEKILLLINDNNLRKKLGKNASNYSRLLDVKIKTKDLVKIYKNLLS; translated from the coding sequence ATGTCAAGTGGTCTGCCAACAATTAGTACTTTTCATGCTGGCATTCCTGAAGTTATAAAAAATGGTGAAAATGGACTATTAATTAACGAAAATGATTTTATTGAATTAGCAGAAAAAATACTTTTATTAATAAATGATAATAATCTAAGAAAAAAACTTGGAAAAAATGCTTCGAATTATTCAAGATTATTAGATGTTAAAATTAAAACTAAAGATTTAGTCAAAATTTATAAAAATTTATTAAGTTAA
- a CDS encoding glycosyltransferase yields MKFKNKFILKLLYLNEKLMVRSSNAIIVVNESFKNRLNEKWNIQNKKCSIIYNGPLDEFKAKENSELINEYKNKKVVLYVGLMAITDNIDFIIELAESIVINFNKKDIKFVLLGDGDIRNEMERIAKKRNLSEFIEFKGNVSQNSVMEYLYVADICIAPDMPNNLNEFLTLVKVFEYMKAEKAFVSFDLDETKRIAKDAGIYAKNKEDFVNKVIYLLDNPEYSRELGKKVIKLLKINTFGNISIMS; encoded by the coding sequence ATGAAGTTTAAAAATAAGTTCATTTTAAAATTACTTTATCTAAATGAAAAATTAATGGTTAGAAGCTCTAACGCTATAATTGTGGTGAATGAATCATTCAAAAATAGATTAAATGAAAAATGGAATATACAAAATAAAAAATGTTCTATTATTTATAATGGTCCTTTGGATGAATTTAAAGCTAAAGAGAATTCAGAACTGATAAATGAGTATAAAAACAAGAAAGTAGTACTTTACGTCGGGTTGATGGCAATAACTGATAATATTGATTTTATTATTGAATTGGCGGAAAGTATTGTAATTAATTTCAATAAAAAAGATATAAAATTTGTTTTATTAGGTGATGGTGATATCAGAAACGAAATGGAAAGAATAGCTAAAAAAAGAAACCTTTCGGAATTTATAGAGTTTAAGGGAAATGTTTCGCAAAATTCTGTAATGGAGTATCTTTATGTTGCGGATATATGTATTGCACCTGATATGCCAAACAATCTTAACGAATTTTTAACTCTTGTTAAAGTTTTTGAATATATGAAGGCAGAAAAAGCATTTGTTAGTTTTGATTTGGATGAAACAAAAAGAATTGCAAAAGATGCCGGTATTTATGCAAAAAACAAGGAAGATTTTGTTAATAAAGTAATTTACTTATTGGATAATCCGGAATATTCAAGAGAATTGGGGAAAAAGGTAATAAAATTATTGAAGATCAATACCTTTGGAAATATTTCGATAATGAGTTAA